One window from the genome of Engraulis encrasicolus isolate BLACKSEA-1 chromosome 16, IST_EnEncr_1.0, whole genome shotgun sequence encodes:
- the LOC134466638 gene encoding uncharacterized protein LOC134466638 isoform X1: protein MELKIVTVLCCFTLCLISGHADNTPVSNCPCPWLTKTIERIPLEGLQSYTVQRQPPCLIKAIWFRVPQGLIVCSDPESRRTRDAMEYLDKKTKRRPTPQPPSPGPSYIDQTTSSPDQNNETMTLNPTTTPTVQHKGPATSNLTLNSSCYNRKPTPSVSTVNKESTPAASVPTVDTCCIRLPLTMVPMTMLRGYTIQHASLCGIQSIKFETVSGKIICSSPYSHWSQRAMKYLDTRTALPDAASTASPVTHCDPEAVGLASRGDTQ from the exons ATGGAGTTGAAGATTGTCACCGTTCTCTGCTGCTTCACGCTTTGCCTTATCAGCGGGCACGCTG ATAACACTCCTGTGAGCAACTGTCCCTGTCCGTGGCTGACAAAGACCATAGAGAGAATCCCTCTCGAGGGGCTGCAAAGTTACACTGTTCAACGCCAACCCCCATGTCTCATCAAGGCTATTTG GTTCAGGGTGCCGCAGGGGCTGATTGTATGTTCAGATCCAGAGAGCCGACGGACCAGAGACGCTATGGAATACCTAGACAAGAAGACCAAGAGACGCCCAACACCACAGCCTCCCAGTCCAGGCCCGTCATACATAGACCAAACCACCAGCTCTCCTGATCAGAATAATGAGACTATGACATTAAATCCTACCACCACGCCAACTGTTCAGCACAAGGGACCAGCAACCTCTAATCTGACACTTAACTCTTCATGTTACAACAGGAAGCCTACACCTTCAGTGTCAACAGTCAATAAAGAATCAACACCTGCAG CAAGCGTCCCTACGGTGGATACATGCTGCATAAGACTACCACTGACCATGGTACCTATGACCATGTTGCGTGGGTACACCATCCAACATGCATCTTTGTGTGGAATTCAATCTATAAA ATTTGAAACTGTGAGTGGCAAAATCATATGCTCAAGTCCATATTCACATTGGTCTCAGCGAGCCATGAAGTACCTGGATACCAGAACCGCACTGCCAGACGCAGCGTCAACTGCATCCCCAGTCACCCATTGTGATCCTGAGGCAGTAGGCCTGGCATCACGCGGAGACACTCAGTGA
- the LOC134466638 gene encoding eotaxin-like isoform X2, giving the protein MELKIVTVLCCFTLCLISGHADNTPVSNCPCPWLTKTIERIPLEGLQSYTVQRQPPCLIKAIWFRVPQGLIVCSDPESRRTRDAMEYLDKKTKRRPTPQPPSPGPSYIDQTTSSPDQNNETMTLNPTTTPTVQHKGPATSNLTLNSSCYNRKPTPSVSTVNKESTPADLKL; this is encoded by the exons ATGGAGTTGAAGATTGTCACCGTTCTCTGCTGCTTCACGCTTTGCCTTATCAGCGGGCACGCTG ATAACACTCCTGTGAGCAACTGTCCCTGTCCGTGGCTGACAAAGACCATAGAGAGAATCCCTCTCGAGGGGCTGCAAAGTTACACTGTTCAACGCCAACCCCCATGTCTCATCAAGGCTATTTG GTTCAGGGTGCCGCAGGGGCTGATTGTATGTTCAGATCCAGAGAGCCGACGGACCAGAGACGCTATGGAATACCTAGACAAGAAGACCAAGAGACGCCCAACACCACAGCCTCCCAGTCCAGGCCCGTCATACATAGACCAAACCACCAGCTCTCCTGATCAGAATAATGAGACTATGACATTAAATCCTACCACCACGCCAACTGTTCAGCACAAGGGACCAGCAACCTCTAATCTGACACTTAACTCTTCATGTTACAACAGGAAGCCTACACCTTCAGTGTCAACAGTCAATAAAGAATCAACACCTGCAG ATTTGAAACTGTGA